Below is a genomic region from Myxococcota bacterium.
GGATCCGCGGGGCAAGCGCACGAGCTCCCGGCGCGTGCGCGCGCTCGAGACCTGGGTGGGCGACTACCGGGTCAACATCGGGATGAGCCTGAAGGAGGTCCAGCGCTGGTACTGGGGCCTGCGCAAGAACCTGGTGAGCTCGCTGGTGGCGCTCTCCGTTGCCGTCGCGCTCTCGGCCTACGTGGTCGCGGCGCGCTCGCTGCGCCCGGTGTCGCGCATCGCCGCCCAGGCGCGGGCGCTGGGCGGGCTGTCCGACGGCGTGCTGCCGCGCACCGGCTCGGGCGACGAGATCGACCGGCTGGCCGCCGTGCTGAACGACCTTTTGCAGCGCATTCGCGAAGAGGTCATGCGCGTGCGGCGACTCACTGCCGATGCCGCGCACGCGCTGCGCACTCCGTTGACTGCGATCCGCGGCCACCTGGAGCTCGACGCGGCCGGCGAGAACGGCGCCAGTGAGCCGGTCGAGATCGCCATCGAGCAAGTCGACGACCTGATCCGCTTCGTGAATCGCCTGCTGTTCCTCGAGAAGCTGGAGAGCGGCCTGGCCGAGCCCGTGGCGCGCGAGAAGCTCGACCTCCTGGCGCTGGCGCGCGCGCTGGTCGACCACTTGCGCGTGATCGCCGAGGAACGCTCGATCTCACTCGACTGTCTGGGCGAGAGCGCCTGGATCGAAGGCGACGCCGGGCAGCTGCGACAGGCGATCCTGAACCTGGTCGACAACGCGCTCCGGCACACGCCGTCGGGCGGGAAGGTCGCGGTCGAGGTCGGCGTGCGCGGCGGCGCCGCCGAGCTGGTGGTGACCGACACCGGACGCGGGCTGCCCCCCGATCAGCTCGAGCGCGTGTTCGAGCGCTTCTACTCCACGCGCGCCGGCTCGGGCGCGGGCACGGGCCTGGGCCTGCCGATCGCGCGCGCGATCGCGCGCACCCACGGCGGCGACGTCACCGCGACCTCGCCGGGCGGCGCGCGCTTCGTGCTGCGCGTGCCGCTCGCCGGCGCCGCCTAGCGCGCCCGCTCCAGCTCCGCGGCCAGCGCCGCCACGCTCTCGCGCAGCTTGCGCGGGCCGCGTCCGCGCAGGAAGGGCGCCAGCACGGCCACGGACTCGAGCGCGCGGAAGCGCCCGACCGCGCCGTGCGCCACCGCACGCTCCAGGCGACGCCGATCGGTGTAGCCCTCGACCAGCGCGCGCAGCCACGGGGCGGCCCGGGCCCCGGCCGCGCGCTGCAGCGAGGCCACGAAGCCAGCGATCTCCACGTCGACCAGCTGCTCGACGCGGCCTGCGTCGGTGTAGGCGTACTCGAAGTCGAAGGCCGTGAACACCCCGGCGCGGTCGATCAGGTGCGCGAAGCTCGGGTGCGCGTGCAGCAGCGCCGGCTCGCGCAGCGACTCGGCCAGGGCATGGCGGCGGCTCCACTCGGCGGCGAAGGCGCGCAGCGCGGGCTCGAGCTCGGGCAGCGCGGCGCTGCGCAGGCGCGCGTCGACGGTCGGGCCGTCCACGCGCTCCATCACCAGCACCGGCTCTGCCGGTGGCTCGGGCAACGGCCAGGCGAGACACTCGGGCACGGCGAAGCCGTGTGCGCGCCACAGCCCGAGCAGCCGCGCTTCCGTGTCGCGCCGCGTGCGCGCCGAGAGACCCGTCTTGCCCACCAGGAAGCGGTGGCCGAAGCCGCGCAGCCAGGTGGGCAGCGGCGCGCGCTTGCGGCCGTAGACCTTCACCACGACTTCGCGACCGCGCATGCGCGCCGACACCACCTGGTGTCGGCCGTCGCCGCGCTCGGAGCGCGCGAGCAACACGCCGTCGAGCCCGCCCACGCGGACCGCACGGCCGGTCGCGGCGCTCATCCGCGCCCGAGCAGGGCGTCGAGGCGCGCAGCGATGCGGTATTTCGACGAAGGCTTGCGCGCGCGCGCGCGGAACGCGAGGTCGAGCTTGCGGCCCACGCGCACGAACGGGTTGGGATCGGCGAACGCGAACTCGTGCGTGTAACTCAGCAGGTCGCGGCCCGGGTAACCGTCGACGGTGGCCTGCAGGAAGGCCTCGAACTCGTCGCCCACCGTGCGCGCGAGTGACTTCAGGTAGCAGAGGATCTCGCGCGCCACGACCTCGCGCACGCGCCCGCGCGCGCGGAACACCGTCTCGAAATCGAAGAACAGGAACTCGTCGCCCACGATCATCACGTGCTTGAGGTCGCCGTTCTCGTGCACGAAGCGCGGCTCGCGCCGGTCGACGGCGAGCTGGTGGCGCCGGTGCCACACGGGCAGGAAGCGCCGCCAGGTCTCGAGCCGTGTCTCGAGCGGAACCGAACGGTCCGCGAAGTAGTGCACGAAGCGCGGCGCCTCGACATACTCGAACAGCGCCTGCCCCTCGCGCGGCAGGCCCTCGACCACGGCGTCGTACACGCCGAACACGCGAAAGCCGGCGTCGCGCCACAGGGCGATGCAGTCGAGCTCGGTCTGCCGGCGCGACCAGGGCATGACCGCCGTCTGGTTGGCGAGCGCCAGGTTGCCCGCGCTCTTGAGCGCGTAGCGCCACAGCGGCAGGCTGCCGTAGTAGACCTTCAGCACGGCCCAGCGCCCCTGGAACGGCACCTTGTACAGGTAGTTGCCGTTCTTGTGCAGCAGATACTTCTCGAGATCGTCGAAGCGGAGCACCGCGGGGCCGCTCATCTCGCGATTACAGCAAAACTCGCGGCGCCTCGCCCCCGGCGTCGAACGGGCTCGTGATCACCCACAGCCGCTCGCCGAGCCAGGCCTCGACGTGACACTCGCGCGAGCCGGCGGGAGCCGGCAGCGTGACCTCCGCGCCCTGCGCCGAGGCGACCGCCTCGCCCGCGCACACCAGCTCGACGCGCGCCTCGAGCGGAGAGCTCACCGCCCAGCCCTCGGCCGTGCGCGCGACCGCGAAGTGACTCACCGGCGCCAGGCCCTCCCAGGCCACGTAGCTGCGCCCGGCGCGCAGCGCGTCGAGCACGCCCGCGGCGCTGCGCTCGCGCGCGAGCACGTGAGTCGTGACCAGCCGGAACACGTCGCGGTAGCGGTCGAGCGTCCCGCCGAGCGGCCCCAGCACGCGGAACTTGGCGTGGGCGTCGACGCCGCCCACCAGCGCGCGCACGCCCGAGAGCCGCGCGAGCCGCTGCAGGTTGCCCTCCGGCGTGCGCAGCAGCGGGCGCATGGCCCAGGCCGCGGGCAAGAAGAGCTCGCCCAGCACCAGCCGCCCGCCGACCTCGAGCGCGGTCGCGTGCAGGTTCGCGATCTCCACGCCGTCGGGCGCCGCGGCGGCGTAGCTCTCGGGATCGGCGAGCTGCGACGCCTCGAAATGGCCCACGAACGCGAGCCCGCCGCGTCGGTGCACCTCGGCCACGAGCTTCGCCGGGTCGCGGGGCAGGCGGGCGCGGCGCGAGACGCCGAGCGCGAGCACCGAGGCGCCCGCCGAGTTCACCTCCCAGCCCGGGATCAGGATCACGCCTTCGACCACTCCGCGCGCCGGGCTGAGCTCGGCGCGGTAGGTGTGCTCGGTCAGCGCCACGAAGGCGATGCCCGCGTCGTGCGCGGCATCGATCAGCTCGCCGATGTCGCCCTTCGCGTCGTGCGACACGCGCGTGTGTACGTGCACCACGCCGCGCAGGTCGAGCAGCCCGTCGCTGTGGAAGACCGCGCCGCCGCGATCCTCGCCGCTCGGCCAGGGCAGCGCCGCGCACGCGGTGAGCGCGCACAGCGCCGCGGCGCACACGGCGAGCCGACCCGCGGGACACCCCCTCATCACGGCGGAAGATACCCGCGCAGGGTCACTGCGCGACCTCGCGGCCCGGGTGTAGCATCAGCTCCGCCCAATCAGGGCAGGGAGGGTCTATGCGACGAGAGGTGATTGTGGCCTTCGCGATTCTCGGCCTGGCCGCTTGCGGTCAGCGCCAGAACCAGGGGGCTCCGAACGCAAGCGCCACGGGGACGGCGCCGGCGCCGACGAGCGAAGCCGCGAATCCGGGCGTCGGCGCGGCCGCGAACCCGGACAGCTCGAGCTGCCTCGATCTGGTGGCGAACGAGATGTACTCCGACGCAGTGCCGGTGTGCGAGCGCGCGCTGCAAGCCGACTCCGCGAACGAGAAGGTCAAGGCGGCGCTCGCCGCCGCGCAGGCCAAGATCGCGGACATGGCGGCCAAGGCGGCCAGCGGCGCCGCCGACGCCGCGCAGGGCGCGGCCGACGCGGCCAAGGACGCCGCAGGCTCCGCCGATGATGCGGCCAAGGACGCGGCGGGCTCCGTGCCGCCGGCGCCCAAGACTTACTGACCTGTCGAGTCACTCGCTTTCGGGATCCGAGAGCGGCAGCCCGAAAGAAACGACCCCTGGGACACGCGAAGTGTCCCAGGGGTCTTCGTTTCTCCCTACGACTCGAGCCTACTCGACGTCGAGCGTGACGCGCCGGTTCTGGGCGCGGCCGTCCTTCGTCTTGTTGTCGGCCACCGGCTGTGACTCGCCGTAGCCCACGGCCGTGAGCCGCGATGCGTCGATGCCGTGCGCGACCAGGTAGTCACGCACCGACTTGGCGCGGCGCTCGGACAGGCCCTGGTTGTAGGCGTCGGTGCCGACGCTGTCGGTGTGACCGCCGACACGCACGTGCGCGTCCGGGTTCTCCTTCAATACGTCGACGGCGGCGTCGAGCACCGGCTCCGCCTCGGGCTTGATCACAGCCTTGTCGAAGTCGAAGTTGATGCCGCGCAGAACGATCGTCTTCTTGCCGACCGCCGCCGCAGCGACGGAGACGGGCGCGCTGCCCTTGCCGGCCATGTTGTTGTTGTCGGTGACCGTGCAGGTCGCGTTGTAGTTGCCCGCGCTGGAGTAGGTGTGGTGCGGATTTTGCTCCGTGGAGGTCGTGCCATCACCGAAGTCCCAGGAGTAGCCCTTGATGCCTGCGTCGGACTGCCCGACTGCGCGGAAGTCAACCGCGAGCGGGGGTGCACCCGAGCTCGGGTTCGCGGTGCAGCGCGCGACCGGCGCGGCCTTCACCTCTTCCGGAGCAGTGAGTGCGCACAGCAACGCACCGCCGACCGCGCCCACGCCGCCGCCGATCGCGGCCGCCTCGCGCAAGTCGTCGCGGTTGTCGTCGCCGTGGTGCCAGTTCGAAGCAATGCCGCCGCCGAGAGCGCCGAGACCGCCACCGATCACTGCGCATACCACGGGCGTGGCCGCTCCGAACGTCTCATGCATGCTCGCGCAGCCCGAGCCCAGGGCGAGCAGTCCAACCGAAACCAGAGTCGTGAGTCCCTTCATCTTGGCGCTTCCTCCAGAGGTCGCGGATCGTGCGCAGATATCCGACGCACTCACGCATCTAGCGCGCAGGTCGATCCGACTAGGCCGCATGATGACGGGATTTGCACCTTTTGCAAGCGTGGAGAACTGGTACAGATGAGCGGGAAGGCTGCGGGTTCGCCTTCCCCGGACCTTCACCGGATGAGAGGATTTGCCGAATCGATCCAGGCGCGGAGGGGGCGCCCTTAGTGGATACAGGAGGCTTGGAGCGATGTTGGGTCGTTCGAGCGCAACTCAGTTCCGGATCGCGTTGATTCTCGCCGTGGGTGTGCTCGCACTCACGGCCCCCGCAGCCCGTGCCGCGCAGCCGCAGACTTTCGAGAGCTTCTGCGCGGAGTGGATGGGGAAGCTCGCCGCACGCGAGCAGGCCAATGCGGCCAAGGTCCAGTACACGCCTCAAGGCGGTCAGGTCGTCGGGACCTACACCGGCTACGAGAAGACCCCCCTGAAGTGCCAGTCGCGCGCCAAGCCCGGCGTGCGCGGCGTGGGCACGCTGGTCTACAACCAGCTGCAGCTGCGCAAGGCCGGAACCTCGGCCGAAGCGGCGAAGAAGAGCTCCCCGGAGGTCGTCGAGAAGACCGAGGTGATGGAGATCTTCAGCTTCGACGGGTCGGCCTGGAAGTACTGACCGAACGGCCGTTTCCGTCGCAATTCCCGGCATCTCGCACCCGCCGGCGGCCGCGTTGACGCGGC
It encodes:
- a CDS encoding ATP-binding protein; protein product: MNRSIRLRIALAVFAVVVSLVALQIVYVLERFKYTLTEEVDDRLFEGLADLRVVLAAGNAQDWIDQTMAAQKTENEMFVEVRDADGKLVARSANIPATGFPNALEIAHGAPPRFWEFRDPRGKRTSSRRVRALETWVGDYRVNIGMSLKEVQRWYWGLRKNLVSSLVALSVAVALSAYVVAARSLRPVSRIAAQARALGGLSDGVLPRTGSGDEIDRLAAVLNDLLQRIREEVMRVRRLTADAAHALRTPLTAIRGHLELDAAGENGASEPVEIAIEQVDDLIRFVNRLLFLEKLESGLAEPVAREKLDLLALARALVDHLRVIAEERSISLDCLGESAWIEGDAGQLRQAILNLVDNALRHTPSGGKVAVEVGVRGGAAELVVTDTGRGLPPDQLERVFERFYSTRAGSGAGTGLGLPIARAIARTHGGDVTATSPGGARFVLRVPLAGAA
- a CDS encoding OmpA family protein; its protein translation is MKGLTTLVSVGLLALGSGCASMHETFGAATPVVCAVIGGGLGALGGGIASNWHHGDDNRDDLREAAAIGGGVGAVGGALLCALTAPEEVKAAPVARCTANPSSGAPPLAVDFRAVGQSDAGIKGYSWDFGDGTTSTEQNPHHTYSSAGNYNATCTVTDNNNMAGKGSAPVSVAAAAVGKKTIVLRGINFDFDKAVIKPEAEPVLDAAVDVLKENPDAHVRVGGHTDSVGTDAYNQGLSERRAKSVRDYLVAHGIDASRLTAVGYGESQPVADNKTKDGRAQNRRVTLDVE